Proteins from one Poecile atricapillus isolate bPoeAtr1 chromosome 14, bPoeAtr1.hap1, whole genome shotgun sequence genomic window:
- the HAGHL gene encoding hydroxyacylglutathione hydrolase-like protein: MKVKVISVLEDNYMYLVIEESTRDAVAVDAAVPKRLLEIIRKEDVVLRAILTTHHHWDHARGNEELAQLFPGLQVFGADERIGALTHKVTHGQELSFGAIRVRCLFTPCHTSGHMCYFMWEDDSPDAPALFSGDTLFVGGCGQFFEGTAEQMHTNLTQILGTLPEDTKVFCGHECTVRNLKFALKVEPENEMVKEKLAWARQRDDEDLPTVPSTLREEFLYNPFLRVTEEPVQRFTGRTDPVEVLRVLRSERDNFKKPKERPNPQAMLAFDWGLFGPFLEKK; this comes from the exons ATGAAGGTGAAGGTGATCTCCGTGCTGGAGGACAACTACATGTACCTGGTGATCGAGGAGAGCACCCGCGACGCTGTGGCCGTGGACGCGGCCGTCCCCAAAAGG ctgctggagatCATCAGGAAGGAGGACGTGGTGCTCAGGGCCATCCTCACCACCCACCACCACTG gGACCACGCCAGGGGCAACGaggagctggcccagctcttcccaggcCTGCAGGTGTTCGGGGCTGACGAGCGCATCGGGGCCCTCACGCACAAGGTCACCCACGGCCAGGAGCTCTCG TTTGGGGCCATCAGAGTGCGGTGCCTCTTCACCCCGTGCCACACCTCGGGCCACATGTGCTACTTCATGTGGGAGGACGATTCCCCGGATGCTCCGGCTCTTTTCTCAG GTGACACCCTGTTCGTGGGGGGCTGCGGGCAGTTCTTCGAGGGGACGGCGGAGCAGATGCACACCAACCTCACCCAAATCCTGGGGACCCTGCCCGAGGACACG AAGGTTTTCTGTGGCCATGAATGCACCGTCAGAAACCTCAAATTCGCCTTGAAGGTGGAGCCAGAGAATGAAATGGTGAAGGAGAAGCTGGCGTGGGCCAGG CAGCGCGATGATGAGGACCTGCCCACGGTGCCCTCCACGCTGCGCGAGGAGTTCCTGTACAACCCCTTCCTGCGGGTCAC GGAGGAGCCCGTGCAGAGGTTCACGGGCAGGACGGACCCCGTggaggtgctgagggtgctgcgCTCCGAGAGGGACAACTTCAAGAAGCCCAAGGAGAGGCCCAACccccaggccatgctggcctTCGACTGGGGGCTCTTTGGGCCCTTCCTGGAGAAGAAGTGA
- the LOC131584534 gene encoding hydroxyacylglutathione hydrolase, mitochondrial isoform X3, translating to MKVEILPALTDNYMYLLIDQDTREAAIVDPVQPQKVLDAVKKHGVKLTTVLTTHHHWDHAGGNEKLVKMEPGLRVYGGDGRVGALTQKVSHLTALKVGSLSVKCLSTPCHTSGHICYYVTKPNSSEPPAVFTGDTLFVAGCGKFFEGTPEEMYKALIEILGSLDPKTRVYCGHEYTINNLKFARHVEPSNPSIQEKLAWAKAQYDSGEPTIPSTIAEEFTYNPFMRVREKSVQEHAGESDPVRAMGAIRKEKDNFRVPKD from the exons ATGAAGGTGGAAATCCTGCCAGCCCTCACTGACAACTACATGTACCTCCTCATCGACCAGGACACCAGGGAGGCTGCTATAGTTGACCCTGTGCAGCCCCAGAAG GTTTTGGATGCAGTCAAAAAGCACGGCGTGAAGCTGACCACTGTCCTGACCACCCACCACCACTG GGACCATGCTGGAGGCAACGAGAAGCTGGTGAAGATGGAGCCGGGGCTGCGCGTGTACGGGGGGGACGGCAGGGTGGGGGCCCTGACGCAGAAAGTTTCCCACCTGACAGCTCTCAAG GTGGGATCTCTAAGTGTGAAATGCCTCAGTACGCCGTGTCACACCTCGGGACACATCTGTTATTATGTGACTAAGCCAAATAGCTCCGAGCCACCTGCAGTTTTTACAG GTGACACCCTGTTCGTGGCTGGCTGTGGCAAGTTCTTCGAGGGCACCCCCGAGGAGATGTACAAGGCACTGATCGAGATTTTGGGCAGCCTGGACCCCAAAACG CGGGTTTACTGTGGCCATGAGTACACCATCAACAATCTCAAGTTTGCTCGGCACGTGGAGCCCAGTAACCCCAGTATCCAGGAGAAGCTGGCCTGGGCCAAG GCACAGTACGACAGTGGAGAGCCCACCATCCCCTCCACCATCGCCGAGGAGTTCACCTACAACCCCTTCATGAGAGTCAG ggagaagTCGGTCCAGGAGCACGCCGGGGAGAGCGACCCTGTGCGGGCCATGGGGGCCATCAGGAAGGAGAAGGACAACTTCCGAGTGCCCAAGGACTGA
- the LOC131584534 gene encoding uncharacterized protein LOC131584534 isoform X1 — translation MCASGSPCLLFHLEPHGHHVPDPRLDLIVGLHGADSFGRAREDQVPFFQGEDVADVADQVRDGEDHGGGVPLLPQLPVHLQPDLQLVRVRDLLLGHEVTDGAGRAEAFGQGPGQPLLLALLLRVAGRHVQAQGITCHMLHGRVLRHGPGPAADHHPQLHLVVQVPAVVGPQDGGSLPHVGRGGLEEEERLGGQGAAHLLGVLRVVAPHAHDVPAPLPEAGQRLGAAHGRPCRVLAGPRTALPLLLRGPGLRAGPGPGGLSAAPAHAGPGRAGPCRRCRRLLGRTAKEPSPEEHSAGPAQLRAKFLHTEHELREPKTVTQADMKVEILPALTDNYMYLLIDQDTREAAIVDPVQPQKVLDAVKKHGVKLTTVLTTHHHWDHAGGNEKLVKMEPGLRVYGGDGRVGALTQKVSHLTALKVGSLSVKCLSTPCHTSGHICYYVTKPNSSEPPAVFTGDTLFVAGCGKFFEGTPEEMYKALIEILGSLDPKTRVYCGHEYTINNLKFARHVEPSNPSIQEKLAWAKAQYDSGEPTIPSTIAEEFTYNPFMRVREKSVQEHAGESDPVRAMGAIRKEKDNFRVPKD, via the exons ATGTGTGCATCAGGATCCCCGTGTCTGCTGTTCCACCTTGAACCTCATGGACACCACGTCCCTGATCCCCGCCTCGATCTCATCGTTGGCCTCCACGGAGCCGACTCCTTTGGGAGAGCCCGTGAGGATCAAGTCCCCTTCTTCCAAGGTGAAGATGTGGCTGATGTAGCTGATCAGGTAAGGGATGGAGAAGATCATGGAGGAGGTGTCCCCCTCCTGCCTCAGCTTCCCGTTCACCTTCAGCCAGATCTGCAGCTTGTGCGGGTCAGGGATCTTCTCCTTGGGCACGAAGTCACTGACGGGGCAGGACGAGCCGAAGCCTTTGGCCAAGGTCCAGGGCAGCCCCTTCTTCTTGCACTCCTCCTGCGTGTCGCGGGCCGTCATGTCCAGGCACAGGGCATAACCTGCCACATGCTCCATGGCCGCGTCCTGCGGCACGGCCCGGGCCCTGCGGCCGATCACCACCCCCAGCTCCACCTCGTGGTGCAGGTTCCGGCAGTAGTAGGGCCGCAGGATGGGGGATCCCTCCCGCACGTAGGCCGAGGAGGGCTTGAGGAAGAAGAGCGGCTCGGCGGGCAGGGCGCTGCCCATCTCCTTGGCGTGCTCCGCGTAGTTGCGCCCCACGCACACGATGTTCCTGCCCCACTCCCAGAAGCGGGACAGCGGCTTGGAGCTGCCCATGGCCGCCCTTGCCGCGTCCTTGCCGGGCCCCGCACGGCGCTGCCGCTCCTCCTCCGCGGGCCGGGGCtgagggccgggccggggccgggcgggctcAGCGCCGCCCCCGCGCacgccgggccgggccgggccgggccgtgccggcgctgccgccgcctcctgGGGCGGACAGCCAAG GAGCCTTCTCCAGAGGAACACTCTGCAG GTCCAGCACAGCTGCGAGCTAAATTCCTGCACACGGAGCACGAGCTGAGGGAGCCCAAGACAGTGACCCAGGCCGACATGAAGGTGGAAATCCTGCCAGCCCTCACTGACAACTACATGTACCTCCTCATCGACCAGGACACCAGGGAGGCTGCTATAGTTGACCCTGTGCAGCCCCAGAAG GTTTTGGATGCAGTCAAAAAGCACGGCGTGAAGCTGACCACTGTCCTGACCACCCACCACCACTG GGACCATGCTGGAGGCAACGAGAAGCTGGTGAAGATGGAGCCGGGGCTGCGCGTGTACGGGGGGGACGGCAGGGTGGGGGCCCTGACGCAGAAAGTTTCCCACCTGACAGCTCTCAAG GTGGGATCTCTAAGTGTGAAATGCCTCAGTACGCCGTGTCACACCTCGGGACACATCTGTTATTATGTGACTAAGCCAAATAGCTCCGAGCCACCTGCAGTTTTTACAG GTGACACCCTGTTCGTGGCTGGCTGTGGCAAGTTCTTCGAGGGCACCCCCGAGGAGATGTACAAGGCACTGATCGAGATTTTGGGCAGCCTGGACCCCAAAACG CGGGTTTACTGTGGCCATGAGTACACCATCAACAATCTCAAGTTTGCTCGGCACGTGGAGCCCAGTAACCCCAGTATCCAGGAGAAGCTGGCCTGGGCCAAG GCACAGTACGACAGTGGAGAGCCCACCATCCCCTCCACCATCGCCGAGGAGTTCACCTACAACCCCTTCATGAGAGTCAG ggagaagTCGGTCCAGGAGCACGCCGGGGAGAGCGACCCTGTGCGGGCCATGGGGGCCATCAGGAAGGAGAAGGACAACTTCCGAGTGCCCAAGGACTGA
- the LOC131584534 gene encoding hydroxyacylglutathione hydrolase, mitochondrial isoform X2, whose product MLRGGWRGFGTALAAGAVLGAVLRAGPAQLRAKFLHTEHELREPKTVTQADMKVEILPALTDNYMYLLIDQDTREAAIVDPVQPQKVLDAVKKHGVKLTTVLTTHHHWDHAGGNEKLVKMEPGLRVYGGDGRVGALTQKVSHLTALKVGSLSVKCLSTPCHTSGHICYYVTKPNSSEPPAVFTGDTLFVAGCGKFFEGTPEEMYKALIEILGSLDPKTRVYCGHEYTINNLKFARHVEPSNPSIQEKLAWAKAQYDSGEPTIPSTIAEEFTYNPFMRVREKSVQEHAGESDPVRAMGAIRKEKDNFRVPKD is encoded by the exons ATGCTCCGCGGGGGCTGGCGGGGATTCGGCACCGCCCTGGCAGCCGGGGCCGTCCTCGGGGCCGTTCTCCGAGCCG GTCCAGCACAGCTGCGAGCTAAATTCCTGCACACGGAGCACGAGCTGAGGGAGCCCAAGACAGTGACCCAGGCCGACATGAAGGTGGAAATCCTGCCAGCCCTCACTGACAACTACATGTACCTCCTCATCGACCAGGACACCAGGGAGGCTGCTATAGTTGACCCTGTGCAGCCCCAGAAG GTTTTGGATGCAGTCAAAAAGCACGGCGTGAAGCTGACCACTGTCCTGACCACCCACCACCACTG GGACCATGCTGGAGGCAACGAGAAGCTGGTGAAGATGGAGCCGGGGCTGCGCGTGTACGGGGGGGACGGCAGGGTGGGGGCCCTGACGCAGAAAGTTTCCCACCTGACAGCTCTCAAG GTGGGATCTCTAAGTGTGAAATGCCTCAGTACGCCGTGTCACACCTCGGGACACATCTGTTATTATGTGACTAAGCCAAATAGCTCCGAGCCACCTGCAGTTTTTACAG GTGACACCCTGTTCGTGGCTGGCTGTGGCAAGTTCTTCGAGGGCACCCCCGAGGAGATGTACAAGGCACTGATCGAGATTTTGGGCAGCCTGGACCCCAAAACG CGGGTTTACTGTGGCCATGAGTACACCATCAACAATCTCAAGTTTGCTCGGCACGTGGAGCCCAGTAACCCCAGTATCCAGGAGAAGCTGGCCTGGGCCAAG GCACAGTACGACAGTGGAGAGCCCACCATCCCCTCCACCATCGCCGAGGAGTTCACCTACAACCCCTTCATGAGAGTCAG ggagaagTCGGTCCAGGAGCACGCCGGGGAGAGCGACCCTGTGCGGGCCATGGGGGCCATCAGGAAGGAGAAGGACAACTTCCGAGTGCCCAAGGACTGA